One Candidatus Paceibacterota bacterium genomic window carries:
- the mscL gene encoding large conductance mechanosensitive channel protein MscL: protein MTFFRSFFNEFKQFALKGSVVDLAVGIVIGAAFNSIVTSLVNDIITPPLGLLIGRVDFSNLYVNLSGIEYDSFAAAQAAGAPTINYGSFFNSLFSFVLMALAVFVLVKVINRLRAQEAKDPKTTPSVRACPYCFKEVSRKAIKCPFCTADIKPLKDDAV, encoded by the coding sequence ATGACATTTTTTAGATCGTTTTTTAATGAGTTCAAGCAGTTCGCACTGAAAGGGAGCGTGGTCGATCTGGCGGTCGGTATCGTTATCGGTGCGGCGTTTAACAGTATTGTTACATCTCTTGTTAATGACATTATCACGCCACCGCTTGGGCTACTTATCGGTCGCGTTGATTTTTCAAATTTGTACGTGAATCTTTCCGGAATTGAGTACGATAGCTTTGCGGCCGCTCAAGCAGCCGGCGCCCCGACGATCAATTACGGATCATTCTTTAATTCATTGTTCAGTTTTGTATTGATGGCCCTTGCGGTGTTCGTGCTTGTGAAGGTGATCAATCGCCTTCGTGCACAGGAAGCGAAAGATCCTAAAACAACACCGTCGGTGCGCGCCTGTCCGTACTGCTTTAAAGAGGTGTCACGAAAAGCGATCAAATGTCCCTTCTGTACAGCTGACATTAAGCCGCTCAAAGATGACGCGGTGTAA
- a CDS encoding CapA family protein, protein MNRLLRLSLFGTSALAILGVPLFTVPASPLALSLGDESATLTFVGDIMLDRYILKKARPQTGAGHGFENIAVGFNEVFNKSDLILGNLEGPVTTTPSLSEHTYIGDQNNMRFTFSPESLAFLTANNISFVSIGNNHITDFGPDGVRQTKHHLTQADIQFIGDPYDKPRAATTTINGVSIAFIAYNQFTGQSGAETVSAIERAGETTDHTVVLAHWGEEYQSTPTVFQRDLARRFVDAGATLVVGTHPHVVQTTETYGEGLILYSLGNFVFDQYWHPAVRCGLVATVTLDRETLLGTSTTTARSQKNGTTIHKACNPLAELPVTTP, encoded by the coding sequence ATGAACCGCCTTCTCAGACTTTCTCTTTTTGGAACAAGTGCCCTCGCCATACTTGGCGTGCCCCTCTTCACGGTCCCCGCTTCTCCGCTCGCGCTCTCACTCGGAGATGAATCGGCCACGCTCACCTTTGTCGGCGACATCATGCTCGACCGCTACATCCTCAAAAAAGCACGCCCGCAAACCGGAGCGGGTCACGGCTTCGAGAACATAGCGGTCGGGTTCAATGAGGTATTTAACAAAAGCGACCTTATTCTCGGCAATCTCGAAGGACCGGTCACGACCACACCCTCGCTTAGTGAGCACACCTATATCGGTGACCAGAACAATATGCGCTTCACCTTCTCTCCTGAAAGTCTCGCGTTTCTCACCGCGAACAACATCAGCTTTGTCTCGATCGGCAACAATCACATCACCGACTTCGGCCCTGACGGCGTTCGCCAAACAAAACACCACCTCACCCAAGCCGACATACAGTTTATTGGCGATCCGTATGACAAACCGCGTGCCGCCACCACGACCATCAACGGTGTTTCAATAGCGTTTATCGCCTACAATCAATTCACCGGCCAATCAGGCGCGGAAACGGTTTCGGCGATTGAGCGCGCCGGCGAAACCACTGACCACACAGTGGTTCTAGCTCACTGGGGAGAGGAATATCAGAGTACGCCAACAGTATTTCAGCGTGATCTTGCCCGTCGCTTTGTGGATGCCGGCGCAACACTTGTTGTCGGGACCCACCCCCACGTCGTCCAAACAACAGAAACCTACGGCGAGGGCCTCATACTGTACTCACTTGGAAACTTTGTCTTCGACCAATACTGGCATCCGGCGGTTCGGTGCGGCCTTGTTGCCACAGTCACGCTCGACAGAGAAACACTGCTTGGGACATCCACCACAACAGCCCGTAGCCAGAAAAACGGCACAACGATACACAAGGCCTGTAATCCTTTGGCCGAACTTCCGGTCACAACCCCGTAG
- a CDS encoding matrixin family metalloprotease, whose translation MFSKQFIVLLLILAGSIGFAGYTFYSPHPCLEPLRYSIGQIDEEFDIATTTLHSILAEAEEPWETAAERDLFVYDPTAEFKVNLLFDERQEFTNESVEVKEELEELQTEREEVLARYRSLSVRYENETEVFEAMQAEYEEELAVYNEEVERWNSQGGAPPAVAEDLQDQQQELEAQRQTLQEKQQEVVSLVDQIDRVVAEERAIVDRYNEAANTYDDRHGESREFEQGHATRNEINVYQFMEHTDLRLVLTHELGHTLGIDHVEDPEAVMNRLMQAQSLDPITLTEADTDALVQACEDASYWLFWN comes from the coding sequence ATGTTTAGTAAACAATTTATAGTACTACTCCTGATCCTTGCCGGGAGTATTGGATTTGCCGGCTATACTTTTTATAGTCCACATCCGTGTCTTGAGCCACTTCGTTATTCTATCGGTCAGATCGACGAGGAGTTTGATATTGCCACTACAACACTGCACTCGATCCTGGCCGAGGCAGAAGAGCCGTGGGAGACTGCTGCCGAACGAGATCTTTTCGTATACGACCCGACCGCTGAATTCAAGGTGAATCTTCTTTTTGACGAACGACAAGAGTTTACGAATGAGTCCGTAGAAGTAAAAGAAGAGCTGGAAGAGTTGCAGACAGAGCGGGAAGAAGTGCTTGCGCGATATCGGTCTCTCTCAGTTCGGTATGAAAACGAAACCGAAGTGTTTGAAGCAATGCAGGCTGAGTACGAAGAAGAGCTTGCGGTGTACAACGAAGAAGTTGAGCGCTGGAACAGTCAAGGAGGAGCTCCTCCCGCTGTTGCCGAGGACCTACAGGATCAGCAACAGGAATTAGAGGCTCAGCGTCAGACGCTTCAGGAGAAACAGCAAGAGGTGGTTAGTCTTGTCGATCAGATCGATCGGGTGGTGGCTGAAGAGCGTGCGATCGTTGATAGATATAATGAAGCAGCGAACACGTACGATGATCGCCACGGTGAGTCACGGGAGTTTGAGCAAGGTCATGCAACACGCAATGAGATCAACGTGTACCAATTTATGGAACACACCGATCTGCGCTTGGTGCTTACACACGAATTAGGGCACACGCTCGGGATCGACCACGTGGAAGATCCGGAAGCAGTAATGAATCGCCTGATGCAGGCGCAGTCGCTTGATCCGATCACACTAACGGAAGCGGACACTGATGCGCTTGTCCAGGCGTGTGAAGATGCATCGTACTGGTTGTTCTGGAATTAA
- a CDS encoding class I fructose-bisphosphate aldolase, with amino-acid sequence MDIAPLQRIAKQMVEDPRGILAADESVSTAGKRLRSVGADNSEENRRLYRQLFLDADDIEKYLNGVILHTETMRQRDQNGELFAKLLEKKGILPGVKLDEGTVPFPGFPGEEVTEGLDGLPARVGDYVAMGAKFAKWRNVVHIGKDIPTSECIHTNAINLSRYARICQEGGLVPIVEPEVILKGDHSIERAEEVTTSMLSELFYQLKRYRVDLSALILKSSMVLPGDEHGEHAEASVVADATVRTLKATVPSEVPGVVFLSGGQGPEEATANLNAIAKQEPLPWGITFSYARAIQGPALEVWKGKKENVEPARQVFLERLRLNIEADKGEL; translated from the coding sequence ATGGACATAGCCCCACTTCAACGAATAGCCAAGCAGATGGTCGAGGACCCAAGAGGAATTCTTGCCGCGGACGAAAGCGTGAGCACTGCCGGTAAGCGCTTGCGTTCGGTCGGCGCGGACAATTCAGAAGAGAACCGTCGGTTGTACCGCCAGCTCTTTTTAGATGCAGATGATATTGAGAAATATCTTAACGGCGTCATTCTTCATACCGAGACCATGCGTCAACGCGATCAAAACGGCGAGTTGTTTGCTAAGCTTCTCGAGAAGAAAGGAATTCTCCCGGGGGTGAAGCTCGATGAGGGAACGGTTCCGTTTCCCGGTTTTCCGGGCGAGGAAGTGACTGAAGGGCTCGACGGCCTGCCTGCACGGGTCGGTGACTATGTGGCTATGGGGGCAAAGTTCGCCAAGTGGCGCAACGTGGTTCACATAGGGAAAGACATTCCAACGTCGGAATGTATTCATACCAATGCTATCAATCTCTCTCGTTACGCCCGTATCTGCCAAGAAGGCGGGTTAGTACCGATCGTTGAGCCGGAGGTTATTCTCAAAGGCGATCATTCCATAGAGCGAGCGGAAGAAGTTACCACCTCGATGCTCTCTGAGCTTTTCTATCAGCTCAAGCGCTACCGGGTTGATCTCTCGGCACTAATCCTCAAGTCGAGCATGGTGCTTCCGGGCGACGAGCACGGTGAACACGCTGAGGCGAGCGTGGTGGCAGACGCAACCGTGCGCACGCTTAAAGCGACCGTGCCGAGCGAGGTTCCCGGCGTGGTCTTTCTTTCCGGCGGGCAGGGTCCTGAAGAAGCGACCGCAAACCTCAACGCAATTGCCAAGCAGGAGCCACTACCGTGGGGTATAACCTTCTCCTATGCTCGTGCTATTCAAGGTCCGGCCCTCGAGGTATGGAAAGGCAAGAAGGAAAATGTTGAGCCGGCTCGCCAAGTATTCCTCGAACGCTTGCGCTTGAACATCGAGGCTGACAAGGGTGAGTTATAG
- a CDS encoding DNA polymerase IV → MHILHIDGDSFFASVEQARDPSLKGKPVVTGKERGVVTAVSKEAKKCGVVRGMPSWEIRQKCPEIQFVQSDYRLYSMVSQRMFAIARRHCEIVDEYSIDEFFAGVSGKKEEAERVAWQVKNEIQRELGITVSVGVASSKVLAKVASNWSKPDGFTSFKDVDVSSNLRQLNCENVWGIGSSTALTLARLGVRTAEQFRSCSHGWVRAHLSKPYEEIWYELQGVSVMPLDVPARTRRSLRVSRTFKPSASRETVMREFSRNVERACEKARRKGLVARRVSVFLKTQQFEGATVEVPLVTASASSHQILDWVIDAAHELFRPGTEYRATGIVLADLIDAQHLQADLFGAHEQSTAYEPLYTVLDTINRRFGGGHIALTSSLGAQGRSAPSNPLRRLWLPLLGEVK, encoded by the coding sequence ATGCACATACTACACATTGATGGTGATAGTTTCTTCGCAAGCGTGGAGCAGGCGCGTGATCCGTCGCTGAAAGGAAAACCGGTCGTGACCGGCAAAGAGCGAGGTGTGGTCACGGCGGTAAGTAAAGAGGCAAAAAAGTGCGGAGTGGTCCGCGGGATGCCGAGCTGGGAGATCAGGCAGAAGTGCCCGGAGATACAGTTCGTACAGTCTGACTACCGTCTGTATTCAATGGTGTCACAGCGGATGTTCGCGATCGCTCGCCGACATTGCGAGATCGTGGATGAGTATAGTATCGATGAATTCTTCGCGGGGGTGTCGGGCAAGAAAGAAGAAGCAGAGCGGGTGGCGTGGCAGGTTAAAAACGAGATCCAGCGCGAGCTCGGTATTACCGTGTCGGTCGGTGTGGCGTCGAGTAAGGTGCTAGCCAAGGTTGCTTCTAATTGGTCAAAACCCGATGGCTTTACTTCGTTCAAGGATGTTGATGTTTCTTCGAACCTGCGTCAGCTTAACTGCGAGAATGTTTGGGGTATTGGCTCGAGCACTGCGCTAACCCTTGCGCGTTTGGGTGTGCGTACTGCCGAGCAGTTTCGCTCGTGTTCACACGGATGGGTGCGGGCGCACTTGAGTAAGCCCTACGAAGAGATCTGGTATGAGCTGCAGGGCGTGTCGGTAATGCCGCTTGATGTGCCGGCACGAACCCGCCGATCTCTCAGGGTATCGCGTACGTTCAAGCCTAGTGCGTCTCGGGAGACGGTCATGCGCGAGTTCTCGAGAAACGTCGAGCGAGCATGCGAGAAAGCTCGCCGAAAAGGGCTCGTTGCACGGCGGGTAAGCGTGTTCCTTAAAACCCAGCAGTTTGAGGGCGCAACCGTGGAGGTTCCATTGGTGACCGCGAGTGCGTCGTCTCACCAGATCCTTGACTGGGTTATCGATGCGGCGCATGAGTTGTTTCGACCCGGCACGGAGTATCGAGCCACCGGTATCGTGCTGGCCGATCTTATTGATGCACAGCACCTCCAGGCTGATCTGTTCGGGGCGCACGAGCAGAGCACAGCCTACGAGCCGCTTTATACGGTGCTCGACACGATCAATCGCCGTTTCGGCGGTGGTCATATTGCGCTTACGTCCAGTCTTGGAGCTCAGGGAAGATCTGCTCCCTCGAACCCTCTCCGGCGCCTTTGGTTACCGCTCTTGGGGGAAGTGAAATAG
- a CDS encoding DUF2585 family protein — protein sequence MNIVPASIEQWSRRVPRSVWWALACMLVAGGALALWAMGQPAICECGYTKFWHSATDVQSSQHLFDWYTFSHIIHGFIFYWLLTLFAPRMPFAARLVIALIPEVAWEVFENTDLVINRYRDAGQLAYFGDTVLNSVSDVLAMVGGFIYARFAPVWSTITLIIAFELFTLYYIRDNLTLNIIMLIHSFDFIKEWQAGK from the coding sequence ATGAATATCGTTCCCGCATCTATTGAACAGTGGAGTAGGCGTGTGCCGCGAAGTGTGTGGTGGGCGCTCGCCTGCATGCTTGTTGCCGGTGGCGCACTTGCGCTGTGGGCAATGGGGCAGCCGGCGATCTGCGAGTGCGGGTACACGAAGTTCTGGCACAGTGCCACGGACGTGCAGAGCTCTCAGCATCTTTTTGATTGGTACACCTTCTCGCACATTATCCACGGCTTCATCTTTTACTGGTTGCTTACGCTTTTTGCCCCACGGATGCCGTTTGCGGCACGGTTGGTGATCGCGCTTATCCCTGAGGTTGCTTGGGAAGTGTTTGAGAATACCGATCTCGTGATCAACCGTTATCGTGATGCCGGCCAGCTGGCATACTTCGGCGATACGGTATTGAACTCGGTATCCGATGTGCTGGCGATGGTCGGTGGATTTATATACGCGCGGTTCGCTCCGGTCTGGAGTACGATCACGCTCATCATCGCTTTTGAACTTTTCACTCTCTACTACATTCGTGATAATTTAACCTTAAATATAATCATGCTCATTCATTCATTTGATTTTATAAAGGAGTGGCAGGCGGGAAAATAG
- a CDS encoding DUF3221 domain-containing protein: MDNLIKTIKDLFQRTAPTLSKDEKESIRNMLSETIDLSPVSSAQAKRLDDVSRSAYKTRTVRSLFVAYIRPMPALAVALALILTGGTSVAAQQSLPGDVLYPVKTNVNEEIAGWFSVSAEADAKRASMLAERRLQEAEQVAVIDSELSTETRSGISVAFAKQVERYQQELEQIEDEETTVEIRSGFEAALESHDRVLARLESTGRDVAQLRADVASVMPVRVAASLGAEAATESTENKSEMSTMSTMRAESDADQAVSDGVDVKTSSRAGSEAGFEARARGKIKAAANVIASAESTLKRVNGSRDDVEAEAKTRLKEARELFLEARGGLDGGEYRKAFHVAESALRAANDARTSFELTKLGLSVSVGNGSSGSSAGQGAGGGVEQDWVEGFIFAISENRILVAESLASGVKEYTGELGELRGTAVWYAVSSDTEITDQDGREMTFVDLDTHVGVEVYSSGPMAESYPAQGGADRIVVTDEQYKVQSNANLPEVSPYEQGLESEAGVNAGVEGESSEGSGVDLSTEVEVDVRLDTSL, from the coding sequence ATGGATAACCTTATTAAAACAATCAAAGATCTGTTTCAGCGCACGGCGCCGACTCTCTCAAAAGATGAGAAAGAGTCAATTCGAAACATGCTTTCTGAGACCATTGATCTGTCTCCTGTAAGTTCCGCTCAAGCGAAGCGTCTTGATGATGTGAGCCGTTCAGCATATAAAACACGAACAGTTCGATCATTATTCGTAGCCTACATACGACCTATGCCAGCACTAGCAGTAGCTCTTGCGCTGATCCTTACCGGTGGAACATCAGTAGCTGCCCAGCAGTCACTTCCGGGCGACGTCCTCTACCCGGTTAAGACAAATGTAAACGAAGAGATCGCCGGTTGGTTCTCCGTCTCGGCCGAAGCTGACGCAAAGCGCGCATCAATGCTCGCCGAGCGACGCTTGCAGGAAGCTGAGCAGGTTGCTGTAATTGATAGTGAATTAAGCACAGAGACCCGATCGGGTATTTCGGTCGCTTTTGCGAAGCAGGTAGAACGATACCAGCAAGAACTTGAGCAGATCGAGGATGAAGAGACAACGGTTGAAATACGCTCAGGCTTTGAGGCTGCGCTTGAGTCTCACGATCGGGTTTTAGCCCGACTGGAAAGTACGGGACGAGATGTTGCTCAGCTACGAGCTGATGTTGCATCAGTGATGCCGGTACGGGTCGCGGCGTCACTAGGCGCAGAGGCCGCAACTGAAAGCACAGAAAACAAAAGCGAAATGAGTACAATGAGTACAATGCGTGCCGAAAGCGACGCTGACCAGGCGGTGAGTGATGGTGTCGACGTTAAAACCAGCTCTCGAGCCGGTTCAGAGGCCGGCTTTGAGGCTCGGGCACGAGGCAAAATAAAAGCTGCGGCTAACGTTATCGCTTCTGCCGAAAGCACCCTGAAGCGAGTAAATGGATCAAGGGATGATGTAGAAGCTGAAGCCAAAACCCGACTAAAGGAAGCCCGGGAGCTTTTTCTTGAAGCACGGGGTGGTCTCGATGGCGGTGAATATCGAAAAGCCTTTCATGTCGCCGAGTCAGCTCTTCGTGCAGCAAACGATGCGCGAACCTCCTTTGAGTTAACAAAGCTCGGACTGTCGGTCTCTGTTGGGAATGGATCGTCCGGATCATCTGCGGGACAAGGAGCAGGTGGTGGTGTTGAACAAGATTGGGTAGAAGGATTTATTTTTGCTATCTCTGAGAATAGGATTTTAGTGGCCGAGAGCTTGGCTTCGGGAGTAAAGGAGTATACCGGAGAGTTGGGTGAACTTCGTGGCACCGCTGTTTGGTATGCTGTTTCGAGCGATACAGAAATAACAGATCAGGACGGAAGAGAGATGACTTTTGTGGATCTCGATACCCATGTGGGTGTAGAAGTGTACTCAAGCGGACCAATGGCTGAATCGTATCCTGCCCAGGGCGGGGCTGACCGGATCGTTGTAACCGATGAACAGTATAAGGTTCAAAGCAATGCTAATTTGCCTGAGGTATCGCCGTATGAGCAAGGGCTGGAGAGTGAGGCCGGCGTAAATGCGGGCGTTGAGGGCGAATCTTCTGAAGGTAGTGGGGTTGATCTTTCAACTGAGGTTGAGGTAGACGTTCGACTCGATACCTCACTTTAA
- the lexA gene encoding transcriptional repressor LexA: protein MGTKTTTYEKAVIELRTFHRRHKRMPSFAELGELVGLRSKNAVSKLISKLSENGVVDKDSTGRLIPLDLEGELKVLGSVEAGFPSAAEEELLDTLSLDEYLVENKEASFLLEVKGESMIDAGIREGDLVIAERGATPRSGDVVVAEVDGEWTMKYYRTKGSKIWLEPANKKFKPIYPKEELQIAAVIKGVVRKY from the coding sequence ATGGGTACTAAAACAACCACCTATGAGAAGGCAGTTATTGAATTGCGGACGTTTCACCGTCGGCACAAACGCATGCCGAGTTTTGCCGAGCTTGGTGAATTGGTCGGGCTTAGATCTAAGAATGCGGTCTCGAAACTTATCTCGAAGCTTTCTGAGAATGGAGTCGTGGACAAGGATAGTACCGGTCGGCTTATTCCGCTCGATCTCGAGGGCGAGCTTAAAGTACTCGGCTCGGTCGAAGCAGGTTTCCCATCGGCAGCAGAAGAAGAACTTTTGGACACCTTGAGCCTCGATGAGTATCTGGTTGAGAACAAGGAAGCGAGCTTTCTTCTCGAAGTGAAGGGCGAGTCGATGATCGATGCCGGTATCCGCGAAGGTGACTTGGTTATTGCCGAGCGAGGTGCAACACCGCGGTCGGGCGACGTGGTGGTTGCTGAGGTAGATGGCGAGTGGACTATGAAGTATTACCGCACGAAAGGATCGAAGATCTGGCTGGAGCCGGCCAATAAAAAGTTTAAGCCGATCTATCCGAAAGAGGAACTGCAGATCGCGGCGGTGATAAAAGGAGTTGTTCGTAAATACTGA
- the yjjX gene encoding inosine/xanthosine triphosphatase, translating to MHIVVASKNPVKIDAAKRGFERVFSDVEVVVEGVKVGSEVSDQPVTDKESREGAISRVRNARQAEQNADYWVGIESGVEKLGKQYGDFTWVAIGNRESKIGTARSACFILPMQANEYLERGEELSVVGDVLFKGTASGSEHGMIGKLTGGVIDRTDYTVEAVVLALIPFINAELYTEE from the coding sequence ATGCATATTGTTGTCGCCTCTAAAAATCCGGTAAAGATAGATGCCGCTAAGCGTGGGTTTGAGCGAGTGTTTTCGGACGTGGAGGTCGTTGTCGAGGGAGTGAAGGTCGGGTCAGAAGTTTCTGATCAACCGGTCACGGATAAAGAGTCACGTGAAGGGGCTATAAGTCGAGTACGCAATGCTCGCCAAGCTGAGCAGAATGCTGATTACTGGGTAGGCATTGAGTCCGGGGTGGAAAAACTTGGTAAGCAGTATGGTGACTTTACCTGGGTGGCTATTGGCAACAGGGAGAGTAAGATCGGCACGGCACGAAGTGCGTGTTTTATATTGCCCATGCAGGCAAACGAGTATCTTGAGCGAGGCGAAGAGCTTTCGGTTGTCGGCGATGTGTTGTTTAAGGGAACTGCGTCCGGTAGCGAGCACGGTATGATCGGCAAGCTGACCGGAGGAGTGATCGATCGTACGGATTACACTGTTGAAGCGGTTGTACTCGCGTTGATCCCGTTTATCAACGCCGAGCTCTACACAGAAGAGTGA
- a CDS encoding FAD-dependent oxidoreductase: MAYPTRLIKKEIVAEGTIVLHLKKPEEFSFKPGQHIDLGIENMSESDDLGSVRTLSLVSAPHEDELAVATCLRNTAFKRELQKLEVGADNLSIDGPFGNMTLHSRSERPAVMLAGGIGITPFVSMIRHAEHENLPHTITVLYSAHTAKDTPFLEELSETAVRTDRLALVSTLTQEDGKRIDEDLIRASVENIADSVYYLAGPPKFVKAMQDLLERMGVVDDDVRFEEFAGY; this comes from the coding sequence ATGGCTTACCCAACAAGATTGATAAAGAAGGAGATCGTGGCAGAGGGAACGATTGTACTTCATCTAAAAAAACCTGAAGAGTTTTCCTTCAAGCCGGGTCAGCATATTGATCTGGGTATAGAAAATATGAGCGAGAGCGATGATCTGGGTAGCGTTCGAACTCTTTCGCTCGTGAGTGCGCCGCATGAAGACGAGCTAGCAGTGGCGACATGTCTTCGCAACACGGCTTTTAAGCGTGAGTTGCAGAAACTCGAGGTGGGTGCAGATAATCTCTCGATCGACGGGCCGTTCGGGAATATGACACTACATTCACGCAGTGAACGGCCGGCAGTGATGCTTGCCGGCGGTATCGGCATTACGCCGTTCGTTTCGATGATCCGCCATGCCGAGCACGAGAATCTGCCGCACACCATTACTGTACTGTATTCCGCTCATACAGCCAAAGACACGCCGTTTCTCGAAGAGCTTTCCGAAACAGCGGTGCGCACTGATCGTCTCGCGTTGGTCTCAACGTTAACGCAGGAGGACGGGAAGAGAATCGATGAAGACCTGATTCGAGCGAGTGTGGAGAACATTGCTGACAGCGTGTACTATCTGGCCGGTCCGCCGAAGTTCGTCAAAGCGATGCAGGATCTGCTTGAGCGTATGGGTGTTGTGGACGATGATGTGCGATTTGAAGAATTTGCCGGATACTGA
- a CDS encoding bifunctional 5,10-methylenetetrahydrofolate dehydrogenase/5,10-methenyltetrahydrofolate cyclohydrolase, protein MVKILDGKKVRDERKAKLTELVSLFNDTPTLVILQVGSRADSTAYIEQKKKFGAEIGVAVEVRQFPEDVQESDLIDAIEEANKDTSTHGIIVQLPLPDRLDTSSVIEAIEPNKDVDGLTAVNVKKLQAGDGSGFTPATAKGIGSLLDAYDIDLAGKRVVVVGRSALVGKPTASVMLVRDATVTIAHSKTTDLAQVTRQADVLIVATGRPKLIGAEHVREGQTVIDVGINLNTGESLEEEIALQTGSGKKFIGDVDFEAVEGIVSAISPVPGGVGPMTVLSLFENCIKAYQKQVEER, encoded by the coding sequence ATGGTAAAAATTCTAGACGGAAAAAAAGTTCGCGATGAGCGCAAAGCAAAACTTACAGAGCTGGTCTCGCTATTTAACGATACGCCCACGTTAGTTATTCTTCAGGTGGGAAGTCGTGCGGACTCAACCGCGTACATCGAGCAGAAGAAAAAATTCGGCGCCGAGATAGGTGTTGCCGTTGAGGTTCGTCAGTTCCCTGAGGATGTGCAGGAAAGTGATCTGATCGACGCAATAGAAGAAGCAAATAAGGATACGAGCACGCACGGTATTATCGTACAGTTGCCGTTGCCGGACCGTTTAGACACCTCTTCGGTCATTGAGGCGATCGAACCGAACAAGGATGTGGACGGTCTGACGGCGGTGAACGTAAAGAAACTGCAGGCGGGAGACGGCTCCGGTTTTACGCCTGCCACAGCAAAGGGGATCGGCTCACTTCTGGATGCGTACGATATTGATCTTGCTGGTAAGCGGGTAGTAGTAGTTGGCCGGTCAGCGCTTGTGGGTAAGCCAACAGCTTCTGTAATGCTCGTTCGCGACGCGACAGTGACGATCGCTCACAGCAAAACCACTGACCTTGCTCAGGTTACCCGGCAAGCAGATGTGCTGATCGTGGCGACCGGTCGGCCGAAACTGATCGGCGCGGAGCATGTGCGAGAAGGGCAGACGGTAATTGATGTCGGTATTAACCTAAACACCGGGGAAAGTCTGGAAGAAGAAATAGCTCTTCAGACCGGGTCAGGCAAAAAATTTATTGGTGACGTGGACTTTGAGGCGGTCGAAGGGATCGTGTCCGCGATCTCGCCGGTACCCGGCGGTGTTGGTCCGATGACCGTGCTTTCATTATTTGAAAATTGCATCAAAGCATATCAAAAGCAGGTCGAGGAAAGATAA
- a CDS encoding RNA polymerase sigma factor translates to MNTDDQQRAKEQFLKVYDEYADAIFKHCYFRVSDRELAKDLMHDTFARTWKSITKGNDIKNMRAFLYRVAHNLIVDSYGKKKEMSLDQQRDENEENTNPIFDPADTDAVERIEGNAERDRVRAAVDQLDEKYRTAVTMRFLDQLSPTEIARITGESENVISVRVNRGLGQLRTLLGIEKI, encoded by the coding sequence ATGAATACAGACGACCAACAAAGAGCAAAAGAGCAGTTTCTCAAGGTGTACGACGAGTACGCGGATGCTATTTTCAAGCATTGTTATTTTCGGGTATCTGATCGGGAACTGGCTAAAGACCTCATGCACGACACGTTCGCTCGTACTTGGAAATCTATTACGAAAGGGAACGACATCAAGAATATGAGAGCATTTCTGTACCGTGTTGCACACAATCTTATTGTGGATTCGTATGGAAAGAAAAAAGAAATGTCGCTTGATCAGCAGCGTGATGAGAATGAGGAAAATACAAATCCGATCTTTGACCCGGCCGATACGGATGCGGTAGAGCGGATCGAGGGAAACGCTGAGCGTGACCGGGTGCGAGCGGCTGTTGACCAGCTTGACGAAAAATACCGAACTGCTGTTACGATGCGCTTCCTTGACCAGCTGTCACCTACCGAGATCGCCCGTATAACCGGAGAGTCAGAGAATGTGATATCCGTTCGTGTTAATCGAGGGCTCGGACAGCTGCGTACACTTTTAGGCATCGAAAAAATATAG